The genome window CTGACTGCGGAGACCCTCCCGTATTGAGCATTTCTGTATTCCTCCGTTCTCCCAGATTCGTAAATCTAGGCGACACTAACGATGGCTGCTGTTCTTCCGTTGGATGCGGAGTAACTGGACTCATCTTGCACTGTTATATTAGGTATAATCCTTTCTTAACAGTCTAGCGAAACCTAACTGCTTTGGTTTTTTCGGCCCCTTAAAACTAAGTATCTCAAAAACTTTCTTCCAAGAgaatatatgtgtgtgtgtatatatatatctctgTCTCTCGTAACACTAATGTGCTGTAATACCTCTTTTATCCCAAgtcttttttcccttttctATCCGTTTCTTGAGCACCAAATACACAGATATATCCTTTAAAATACCAGCTTTCAGTGTATGTAACACTTTTTTCTCGTTCTAACGCAAATTTAGATCAGATGCTTCCAATCAAATACCCTTCACGAACAAACTACCCAACGTAAATCTCTTTCTTAAACCCAAAtccttctttcaatattgCGAatgttctttgtttctagcatttttttttctgccCGCCTGCCTCGTGTTATGCTTTTCTTCGGCTTTTTGctagtaaaaaaaaaaaaagtttaagCTTCACAGAATTACGTGGTGAAAGGAGGAAAACTGGGAGCCGGGTCAGCTGCCGATGCATTTGGTAAACAGTATACGTAATGCTGGCACTGCAGCCGGACCGCGTAATATAGGTTAGGTTAGGTTAGGGATACGGATAGGAATAGAATTCCGGGAAGATCCCTGTTCGTGTGCGGTTTGTACTGCAtatggaaacaaaaaaaaaatatatagcATAGTAGTGTACATAATAATGGTATAGATAGGTATAGAAGGCGTGAGTGAGTGGatagctcatctcatctctttcTGACGCTGTTTGCGAAACGACCTCTACCGACACGGACGCTATGGTGTTTCAAGCCGTCGATGGCGAATGGAGAGATGTAGTTTTCGGCGGATCCACCACCGATCCAGTTGTTTAGGATCTTTTCGTTGTGCTTTCTGGTCCATTCTTCTTGCTTGACGGCCTTTTcgtattctttttggtcTTCTCTTAGTAGTTCTACGCCTTGGTCGTGCTTGGTGTGGACGAAACCCTTTTTACCGAATCTCTTGGTGGCATTCTTGGATAGCGGGCTTGGCAACGAGTAACGGTTACCTCTGTTGTTCCACTGGAAGTTGGCCTTTAGGTGTGGGGTGACCTTACCGGTAGTGGAGTCGACTGAGACGGCGCATCTTAGGAGGGTTCCTGAGCCACCGCATGAGGGGCAGAAATGTTTTGGTTTGCCGTCCTTGGGCATCGGTAGTAGCTGGAAGCATGCGTGGCATCTGAGCATGTAGTTGCGGAGTCTCTTGATTCTGAGACCGGACATGAAGTTCATCAAGTTGAGGTTTAGTTGCAGAGAGACGTTCTGCACTGCGAAATCACCGGTAGCCAGGGCGACTTGGTTTTGGGGTAGCTCTAGAGAGGCCGAGGTGTCCTTCGTGGCAACGACACCTTCTCCTCCGGTGGTATCCTCGCCGCTGTCCTTGATGATGGTTTCGGTTAGGTTGTCTGGAGTGATCCAGTCACCGTCGTCGTCGGAAAAGAATCCaccttcttcctctttttcttctttttccttgCTTTCCTCCTCCTTGGCTTCCTCCTCCTTGGCTTCCTCCTCCTTGGCTTCCTCCTCCTTGGCTGCTAGTTCggccttcttcttctcctcttcctccttCATTGCAGCctctctcttctctctttgcTTCTTACCACCTCTTctggtcttcttcttcttcttctcaacaGTGGTAAAACCAGCATCCTCTGCggtctctttcttctccttctccttctcctcaACCTCAACAGcctccttcttcaacggTTCGCCTGGCTTCTTCCTGAGTCTCCAGTCGCCCTTGTTAAGCTCCGTCTCCAACTCGTACGTTAGCGCAATGATGTGGATATCGTTCGCACTTAGCACACTGTAATCACCAGTCAACTTCGCAAAATCAGAAACACGCTTGATCGAAGCGGCCGATGGATGTCTCACCTTCAAAGTACCTAACCCTTGCCAGATTTCCAAGTTCTTCCTCGACTTCTCATCCTTGATTTCGTGCAACACCGTGGGTGCTGTGTAGAATGACTCCGCATAGTTCTGGTAATGCGTATACGATTGTGTAATTAACGGTGTCGCATCAAGCACTAGAGCCCTGACGTGTGGATGCTGTTCACTCATCTTGACGcactatattatattccTGCCGTTATACTATCTCCTTATTCCAAATCTCAAGAAATATACACTTCGCCttatgtgtgtatataaCAAGTAACGGCTCTTGGTTCTTGGTTCTTGGTTCTTACTCTTCTAACTTCATACTAATTCctatctcatctcatcgcatcgcatctctCTTgctatttcttttttggccttgggaaagaaaattttCATTGGTCACGTGTGTGTCACgtggatttttttttattatttattttccttcttcttcgccGTCCCGAGAGTAATGTCAGTGTGTGCTCCAGCCGTTCGTTGTAAGCACCTGCACCATTAGACGTTGGGCCGAGGTTTATTAGAATGGGGCAGTTGGGCTTTTCGGAGTGCGTAAGGTGGTTACATGTTGGGTTGAATCGTATTCTGGAGGTGAAAAATGAATCTGAGACGGTGTTTAACGTTTCTGTGTGTCGTTTTGGGTACTCAATAAGGTTGATTTTGAGTTTCTTTAGGATTCTATAactaatatatatatatatgagcTTCAATAGCAGTGTGTAAGaatgaagaacaaagagATAGAGAGAGCAATCAGTTACCTCAGTAAACTAGGTTGAGTTAGATAATAGAGAAGTCATAGGGGTTGTGAATCCATAAGGAAAATATGCCTATCGAAAAGGACCTAAAAGAAGCTTACACCTTGTTGTACGACAAAAGAGAGATTGAAAAGGCATTGGAATTGTACGACAAGATTCTTGGCCAAGATGGGAACAATCTATATGCGAATGCTTATAAATCAGCGTGTTTGGAGAAGCTTTACTTCAGGTCTTCTTCGTGGCACAATGAAGAGACGCTTGAATCAGCCACTgattttttgaagaaagcCTTGGATATAGCTCAGAAGAGAGGTGATAGAGCCAAGATTGGGTTTGTATACTTTCGGTTCTGCATTCATTACTATAACTGCAAGAAGTACGATCTCTCGAAGGAGTATTTGAGTAAATGCGAGCAGTATGGGTTTTCAGACGACACGCTACCGCTCTGGAAACACAATATCGAAACTGCGTATGAGAAGCACAAATCgaagttcaagaaggaGCAGCCCCAGGAGAAGCTCCAGGAGAAGCCTCAGGAGAAGCCTCAAGAGAAGCCTCAAGAAATAAATGTTGAAGTGCTGGCTCCTAAGGATACGTTCAAAACAGACTGGTACCAGAGCTCCAACACAGTCTCTATATCTTTGTTCACCAAGAATCTCCCCCAGTCTAAGGATGACGTTAATGTGTCCATCAAGGATTCCCTGCTATCAATTTCATACCAGATACCAAGCACAGGTTCCGAATTTCAATACTCTGTGAAGTTGAGCCATAATGTGGAACCAGAGCCTGTTCAGGTTTCTGTCTTTACTAAAAAGATAGAAGTCACACTAAAAAAAGCTGAAAAGATCCAGTGGAAAACACTAGAAAAGACTGGTAACGAAATTACGCCGCCACCAACTGTCCCCGTGGTTGCTGATGTCAAAGCTGAACCACTTGCTACTAATAACCGCGCTGCGGAGCTTTCTTACCCATCATCTTCTAAAAAGGCTATTGACTGGTCCAAAATAGATGTGGATAGTGATGAGGATGATCCAAAAACGCAATCAGCCGATAGTTTCTTCCAGCAGTTATACAAAGGTGCAGATGAAGATACCCGTAGGGCCATGATGAAGTCTTTCATCGAGAG of Kluyveromyces marxianus DMKU3-1042 DNA, complete genome, chromosome 3 contains these proteins:
- the NOB1 gene encoding rRNA-binding endoribonuclease — its product is MSEQHPHVRALVLDATPLITQSYTHYQNYAESFYTAPTVLHEIKDEKSRKNLEIWQGLGTLKVRHPSAASIKRVSDFAKLTGDYSVLSANDIHIIALTYELETELNKGDWRLRKKPGEPLKKEAVEVEEKEKEKKETAEDAGFTTVEKKKKKTRRGGKKQREKREAAMKEEEEKKKAELAAKEEEAKEEEAKEEEAKEEESKEKEEKEEEGGFFSDDDGDWITPDNLTETIIKDSGEDTTGGEGVVATKDTSASLELPQNQVALATGDFAVQNVSLQLNLNLMNFMSGLRIKRLRNYMLRCHACFQLLPMPKDGKPKHFCPSCGGSGTLLRCAVSVDSTTGKVTPHLKANFQWNNRGNRYSLPSPLSKNATKRFGKKGFVHTKHDQGVELLREDQKEYEKAVKQEEWTRKHNEKILNNWIGGGSAENYISPFAIDGLKHHSVRVGRGRFANSVRKR
- the SGT1 gene encoding co-chaperone SGT1; translation: MPIEKDLKEAYTLLYDKREIEKALELYDKILGQDGNNLYANAYKSACLEKLYFRSSSWHNEETLESATDFLKKALDIAQKRGDRAKIGFVYFRFCIHYYNCKKYDLSKEYLSKCEQYGFSDDTLPLWKHNIETAYEKHKSKFKKEQPQEKLQEKPQEKPQEKPQEINVEVLAPKDTFKTDWYQSSNTVSISLFTKNLPQSKDDVNVSIKDSLLSISYQIPSTGSEFQYSVKLSHNVEPEPVQVSVFTKKIEVTLKKAEKIQWKTLEKTGNEITPPPTVPVVADVKAEPLATNNRAAELSYPSSSKKAIDWSKIDVDSDEDDPKTQSADSFFQQLYKGADEDTRRAMMKSFIESNGTSLSTNWEEVSKGKVEPALPEGVEMKKL